In the genome of Desulfonatronum thiosulfatophilum, the window TGTTCGTGTGGACATTCAGCCAGCATAAGGAAGCAAGTTCTATGCCCCTCTCGCCTCTTGTCCTGGCGGTGTAGGTTTTTCTTGTTTAATGCGGAGTTAGGGGAAAAGGATCAGTTTTTAAGCACATCGCGGTTCGCCAAAGGAACGTTGCAAGCAACGGAAGTGTTGCATTTGTGTTTCAAATGAACACATTCAAAAATTCTGAACAAGCTGGTGACGGATTTCCTCGGGGTTGAGGTCCTTTCCTCGCGGTCATGGGCGGCGTGAGATGCTCCTGCACGGACAATAAAGCACCAAGTCGAGTCATCAGCGCTCATGACACCTGATGTTTAAACCATTGTAACCATTCTGAAAAATTAATCTTTAAGAGCAGTAGCGTTGCATTGCCTGGAGATGTTCCGGGCTCATTTTTGTGATCACCGCGCTGATCTGAATTGAATAGGTCAGTTTCTCAGCACGATTGGTGAGGCAGGAGGCCACATACTCCGTATCTGCGTCTGAACAACGAAAGCGGATTTTGGCGGTGACGTTTTCCAGGTCCAATTCTTTCAAATCTTCGTCGTAATCGTAAAGAGCTACGAGCATTCCCTCCATGGAAATATTTCTCACAATTGCTTGTGATCTATACACTTTTCCATCTTTTTCCATGTGAATGACTGCTGGCGCCAGTACTTCTTTGCGGGGAGATTTTCGCAGATCCGGATTAGCCTGTTGCATTTTTATTACCTCGATAGCGCTGGGACGTAACGTTGCGGAAATCCGTTATTTCTGGCCTCTGGCGGCCTTAAAGCAACAACCATGCCACCAGCAGCTATTTAGCCAGTATTAATTTCATATCTTGTTTTATGCTTTGTTTTTTGACTGTCGTCATCATCCGCGCCTTGATGAATTGCCGCAGGCGAC includes:
- a CDS encoding PilZ domain-containing protein, whose translation is MQQANPDLRKSPRKEVLAPAVIHMEKDGKVYRSQAIVRNISMEGMLVALYDYDEDLKELDLENVTAKIRFRCSDADTEYVASCLTNRAEKLTYSIQISAVITKMSPEHLQAMQRYCS